The genomic window CCCCGAGGCCGGGGATCAGGTCGTCCAGGGGCCGGCCCAGCACGTCCCCCGAATCGTGGCCGAACATCTTCTCGGCCGCGGGGTTGAACAGCGTGATCCGGCCGCCCTCGTCGGCCACGACGATCCCGTCCAGGCTGGCCTCCGCCAGCCTCCTGTAGCGCGACTCCGATTCCGAGAGGGCGCGGTTCTTCCGCTCCATCTCATGGGCGTTCCGCATCTGCGCCGCCGCGAATTCCCGGCGCGTCCGCTCCAACGCCTTGCGCTCGGTGATGTCGCGGAACATCGACAGGATCGCGGTCTGCTGGTCGATCCGGACGGTCGAGCTGGTCACCTCCACGGGGATCAGCCGCCCCCCCTTGGTGCGGTGCAGCCCCTCGCAGCTCAGCTCCCCCTCCTGGAGCTGCCGGCGGAGCCGGTCCTCGAAGCCCGCGGCGAATTCCGGGCTGTCGATCTGGGAGGTGGTCATGCTCATCAGCTCGTCCCGGCTGTAGCCCAGGAGCCGGCAGGCCGCCGGGTTGGCGTCGAGGATCCGGCCCCGCTGGTCGTGCAGGAAGACCGCGTCGTGGATGCCGTCGAACAGGATCCGCGCACGCCGCTCGGACTCGATGAGCCGCGCCTCGGCCTCCTTCCGACCCGAGACGTCCTGGAGCACGCTCCGGAGGCCGGCGACCCGCCCCTCGCCGTCGCGTCGCTCGCGCTCCTGGATCTCCACCACGAGGCTGCGGCCGTCCTTCGTGCGGACCTTCTGCTCGTACGGGAGGAGCGGGCGCATCCCGTCCAGCTTCTCCCGGAGGGCGTCGGCGAGGGCCCCGCGGCCGTCGGGCTCCACCAGGTCGAGGACCGACGAGCCCAGCAGGCTGCCGTCCTCGCAGCCCATGAGCTCGCAGGCGGTCTGGTTGACCTTCGTGATCCGCAGCGTTCGGTCCATCTCGAGGTAGCCGACCGGCGCCTTGTCGTAGAGCTCGCGATACTGCTCCGCCGAGACCCGCAGGGCCTCCTCCGCGCGGATCCGCTCCGAGATGTCCGTGGCGAAGCAGTAGACCCCCGCGGGCCGGCCCTCGTCGTCGCGGAAGACGTCCATCATCGCCTCGACGCGCACCAGCGTGCCGTCCCTGCGGCGGTAGTCCTTGACGATCCGCCGGTTCCGCCCGGTCGCGACGATGTCCTCGTGCTGCCGACGGGTCATGTCATGCGGCTGCGAGGCCGTCAATTCCGCCACGCGGAGGCCCAGCAGGTCCTCCGGCGCGTAGCCCAGCAGCTCCCCGTAGGCGCGGTTCGCGTGGATGATCCGCTGCTCCAGGTCCGCCACCGCGAACGGCTGCGGGCTCGATTCCAGGAGCCGGCAGAGCGCCCTCGCCGACAGCGAGCCGGCCGGCCCCCCCGGCGTTGTGCGGGCGCCGTCGGCGCACGGTGTATCGGACGGGCCCGGGGCGGGGGCCATTTCCCTGCCGTCGATGTCGGGAGAGGAGGTCACGAGATCATCCCCCGCGGAGACCGCCGACGATGGACCAGCGACGCCGTTATCACATTATAGGGGCGGCCGGCCCACATTGAACGGGCCCCCGCGCCGGGCGTGCCCGGATCAAAAGGCGTCCGACGAGACGGCCTCGCCCCCGGACCGGGTCGCCAGGGCCCTCCAGGTCGCCGGGGCGATTCCGTCGCGGACGAAGGAGACGTGGCCGTCGCAGAAGAGCGCGTCCACGCCGCCCGGGTGGAGGCTCCGCCCGGCCTTCCATCCGGGATTGTGATACGTGATGCAGTCGGGCCGCGGCGAGTTGGGCGGCTCGTGGTGGTTATACAGGGTGTTCAGGTAATTCCCGTCCCACCAGCCTGCCCCTTTGTTCAGGAGCCAGCCCGAGGGGGCCCCGGCGCAGGCCTCGTCGGTCAGCGGGCCGGCCGCCACGCGGGCGAAGGCCCGCGCGGTCGGGGCCGGGATCGGCGTCGGCGTGGTCTGCGAGTACGGCCCGGCGATGCCGAGGAGCTGCTCCGAGGCGGCCGCCGTGGAGCTCGAGCCGTCCGTCAGGGCGGCCAGCGAGATCGCGGGGCCTAGTATGAAGGTGCCGTCGGCGGCCGTCGCGTCGCCCCCGCCGGAGCCGTCGCCGGTGCAGAAGGCGTAGTTCGTCGGCCCGGAGTCCTCCGACGGCGCCTGCGCCCCGTCGCTCGGGCAGAGGAAGGTGCCCACGCGCGTGGCCATGGCCGTCGTGTTGGCCGGGTAGAATGGCCAGAATGGCGAGGCGGCCGGGGGCCGGTAGGCGAGGGGGAAGTCGAAGTTGATCGCGTGGAAGAGGGACGATTGCTCCAGATATGGCGTCATCTGCGCCAGCGCCGACCAGCGATACTGGAGCGGCGAGGTCGTCGGCGGGACCTTCCCGGTCGGGTAGAGGAATCCGACCGGGAAACTGCTCACCGCCGCGTGGTAATTCTGCAACGCCAGCCCGATCTGCCTCAGGTTGTTCGCGCACTGGGATCGCCTCGCGGCCTCGCGCGCCGCCTGCACCGCGGGGAGCAGGAGCGCGACGAGGATCGCGATGATGGCGATGACCACCAGCAGCTCGATCAGCGTGAACCCGGGGCGGCTACTTCTTGCCGGCATAGGTCACCTTCCAGACGGTGCCCGAGCCGTCGTCGGTGACCATCAGCGAGCCGTCCTTGGCGACGGCCACGCCCACCGGGCGCCCCCAGACGTTGCCCTCGGGCGTGACGAAGCCGACGAGGAAGTCCTCGTACTCGCCGGTCGCCTTGTTGTCCTTGAACGGGACGCGGACCACCTTGTACCCGGTGCGGCGGGCGCGGTTCCACGAGCCGTGCTCGGCGGCGAAGAGGTCGTTGCGGAATTCGGCCGGGAACTGGTCGCCGTCGTAGAAGGCCAGGTCCAGCGAGGCCGAGTGCGACTGCACGAGCACGTCGGGGACGATCACCTTGTCCTTCAGCTCAGGGTGCTTGCCCGCGTGCCGCGGATCCTCATTCGGCCCGACGTAGTACCAGGGCCACCCGTAGAAGCCGCCCTCCTGCACGTGGGTGATGTAGTCCGGCACGAGGTGGTCGCCCAGGCCGTCTCGCTCGTTGACGGAGGTCCAGATCTCCTTCGTCACCGGGTGCGTGGCCAGCCCGACCGGGTTGCGGATGCCCCAGGCGAAGACGCGCTCGTTCTTGCCGTCGGGGTCGAAGGCGAGGATGTCGGCGCGCCGATTCTCGCTGGAGTCGTCGGAGACGTTCGAACGCGACCCGACCGAGACGTACAGGGTCCGGCCGTCGGGCGAGAATTCCAGGTCGCGGGTCCAGTGGCCGCCGCCGCCGACCTGCTCGCGCCCGGTCGGGATGTTGGGGACGATCTTCTCGGCCGGCCCCGTCGCCTTGACGTCGCCGTTCTTGTAGGGGAAGCGGACGACCGACCCGGTGTTGCCCACGTAGACGTGCGTCGGCTCGGGCCCGGGCGGGAAGAAGGCGATCCCGAACGGGCGTTCCAGGCCGGTGGCGAAGACCTCGCTCAGCTCGGGCTTGCCGTCGCCGTCGGAGTCGCGAAGGACGCGGAGCCGGTTCCCGCCGCTCTCGGCCACGAAAAGGTCGCCGTTGGGGGCGCGGACGATGACGCGGGGCTCGCGCAGGCCGGTGGCGAACTCCGTCACCTCGAAGCCCGCCGGCGCCTTGGGCCAGGCCCCTTCGGGGCGCCTCACGACGTGCGGGTGGTTGTTGGCCGACGGCGTGTCGTAGGGGGTCGCCAGGTCGGCCGTCGTGATCTTGCGGCGGACGCCCGGGGCGTCCGTGGAATAATCGCCGAGCGCCTCCTTGCCCGTGCGGGTCTTCGCCTCGTCGGCGAGGGCGGCCGCGCCGGCCGCGCCCGCGAGAAGGGCGAAGGAGAAGAGGCGCCATGCCTTCACATCAATCGGGATCATCGATCCTCCAGTCCAGGGTTTGTTCATCGAGGGTGATACGCCGCCGGGGCCTTGGGAGCTCCCGGGGCGAGGGCGGG from Aquisphaera giovannonii includes these protein-coding regions:
- a CDS encoding DUF1559 domain-containing protein, which translates into the protein MPARSSRPGFTLIELLVVIAIIAILVALLLPAVQAAREAARRSQCANNLRQIGLALQNYHAAVSSFPVGFLYPTGKVPPTTSPLQYRWSALAQMTPYLEQSSLFHAINFDFPLAYRPPAASPFWPFYPANTTAMATRVGTFLCPSDGAQAPSEDSGPTNYAFCTGDGSGGGDATAADGTFILGPAISLAALTDGSSSTAAASEQLLGIAGPYSQTTPTPIPAPTARAFARVAAGPLTDEACAGAPSGWLLNKGAGWWDGNYLNTLYNHHEPPNSPRPDCITYHNPGWKAGRSLHPGGVDALFCDGHVSFVRDGIAPATWRALATRSGGEAVSSDAF
- a CDS encoding PAS domain S-box protein; amino-acid sequence: MTSSPDIDGREMAPAPGPSDTPCADGARTTPGGPAGSLSARALCRLLESSPQPFAVADLEQRIIHANRAYGELLGYAPEDLLGLRVAELTASQPHDMTRRQHEDIVATGRNRRIVKDYRRRDGTLVRVEAMMDVFRDDEGRPAGVYCFATDISERIRAEEALRVSAEQYRELYDKAPVGYLEMDRTLRITKVNQTACELMGCEDGSLLGSSVLDLVEPDGRGALADALREKLDGMRPLLPYEQKVRTKDGRSLVVEIQERERRDGEGRVAGLRSVLQDVSGRKEAEARLIESERRARILFDGIHDAVFLHDQRGRILDANPAACRLLGYSRDELMSMTTSQIDSPEFAAGFEDRLRRQLQEGELSCEGLHRTKGGRLIPVEVTSSTVRIDQQTAILSMFRDITERKALERTRREFAAAQMRNAHEMERKNRALSESESRYRRLAEASLDGIVVADEGGRITLFNPAAEKMFGHDSGDVLGRPLDDLIPGLGDPGDPGPDRDVEEAAGAARPIFAGVGKTVELLGRRRDGGEFPLELSLSIVEVDGRPQYLGSIRDQTERQRMRAMLAHTDRLASIGLLSAGVAHEINNPLAYVLNNLAVLQREVKDLRNLIGLYESSREALAGADAAALAKIDEVAEEIDWAYLRENLEPMVERTRAGVQRVANIVGKMRGLARTTLPEWQVVPLCELVDGALEMMRGRLKHRRVDVAVRLGEVGKIECVPDQITQVLLNLLINALQAIEGSDRQEGGRIEIEASLSGPWVSVAVKDDGPGISPEHLDRLFDPFFTTKPVGEGTGLGLAISHQIIAGHGGRIEVEGRPGGGTCFRILLPRRSRRGAGPEASPAHSSTQGA
- a CDS encoding PQQ-dependent sugar dehydrogenase, producing MIPIDVKAWRLFSFALLAGAAGAAALADEAKTRTGKEALGDYSTDAPGVRRKITTADLATPYDTPSANNHPHVVRRPEGAWPKAPAGFEVTEFATGLREPRVIVRAPNGDLFVAESGGNRLRVLRDSDGDGKPELSEVFATGLERPFGIAFFPPGPEPTHVYVGNTGSVVRFPYKNGDVKATGPAEKIVPNIPTGREQVGGGGHWTRDLEFSPDGRTLYVSVGSRSNVSDDSSENRRADILAFDPDGKNERVFAWGIRNPVGLATHPVTKEIWTSVNERDGLGDHLVPDYITHVQEGGFYGWPWYYVGPNEDPRHAGKHPELKDKVIVPDVLVQSHSASLDLAFYDGDQFPAEFRNDLFAAEHGSWNRARRTGYKVVRVPFKDNKATGEYEDFLVGFVTPEGNVWGRPVGVAVAKDGSLMVTDDGSGTVWKVTYAGKK